Genomic DNA from Babylonia areolata isolate BAREFJ2019XMU chromosome 9, ASM4173473v1, whole genome shotgun sequence:
tggtggtctgatgacacatcagctcctctcatcactcgtacatcctgccatgatctactgaacttgcggctaatgcagatgtggtcgatctggttctccgtgacgtggttcggggatctccatgtggccttgtggatgcgcttgtgtgggaagatacttcctcctatcaccagctggttcagggcgcacaggtctgcaaaaccctcaccattctcattcatctgtcccagtccgtgtgtccccatggtgtcctcgtagccggtgttgtcccttccgatcttggcgttgaaatctcccatcagtatggttatgtctttggctcctcttctgtctatcactgtctgtagttgttggtagatgtcatctttcttctcttcttccgcatcattggtgggagcatagcactggatgatgttcagcctgatgtcattcttcttggtggtaaacttggctgtgatgatgagggagttgacaggttcccagccgatgagtgccccctgtgcctccggtgccagcatcagggccacaccctcagtgtggggggctccatcctctgtgtgtcctgaatacagcagttgctctccagatgaaagtctcatctgtcctgactgtagccaccttgtctcactcaatcctagcactccgatcttgtagtttttcatctctctcgctacttggatggttcttcctgcttcatacatcgtcctgatgttccatgtggctactcgcgttgttgtcctgggtgtcagaaggtGAGTCAGCCTTGCAGtttcctttcggctttcactgcaccgcgtcaGAAGTCTCCGGgacggagacccttccttgcccaggtgaatgttttggttctttgtcgtcgatgcttctgtaactggtcttttttacaggcagggtagttaaccctacgcaaacccctttatcctccgggcgaggtggtcctgccttagtcgcctcttacgatatgcatggcagggcagtgggtctattctatcagtgcccaacccacagggcttctaattgtgtgtgaatgcatgtaaaAAGTGTGCATGTTTAAGTAATGTCTTTATATTGTGAGTGTGGTCAAGCAggtaatgtgtgcgtgtggatggagGGGGATTAAAGAATAAACGAGTAGATACATGTTAGAATATAACTgcaattgaaaacaaaaattcaGTTAATGCAATGATATCCATATGTCacattacacaaatacacatatgtaAACAATTTCATACAAAAGTGATTggctggacattatttcttttatgttttgctcAGATAAATGGTCAACTTTGCATCAGTCTGGGATAATGTTGACTTCTGTGACAGTACCTTTGGCTGATAGATGGTGTTGTACAtgttatttcaaaacaaaatccGGTGGAGGTTTTCATGTTCAGTGATTCAAATACAAACACTGAAACTGAATCAACCAAAGACTGATCAGTCTGGGGAGACAATAGAGTTGTGGTCTGGGTGGTGACTGATACAGCGTCCCTCCTACACGTGGAGTCTgacactggtctgtctgtctggctgtgggcCTGTCTGCCCCAGTTTCTTTGTCTGGAAACGCTAGGCAAGCATCTCTCCGAACTTGGAGATCCTTTTTTGCACCGTTTGCCTCCAAACCGATCGTTAAGAGGCTATAGCTTCAGACTGACGTTGGGGTGTGTCTATGCGACGTTTCCCCTATACCAGCTCTCCGTAAAGGGTATCCTTGGGGATCTGGCCGTCGTCCATTCGCAGTGTATGACCAAGCCAATGCATGCGTCTCCGTTTCagcagggtgtacatgctggggatTCACTCACTGCCCTACAGGATGGTGTTTATAATGTAAGCCCAAGACTTGGATCTTGGTGTGCCCCGTCAGCTCTCTGTTCTTCgtactctctttgtcagtctggacATAGTGCTGGCTGCCTTGCTGATACACTGTTTGACTTGGTGTCACGGGGAACGGAGTCTGGTATCGTTGAACCCAGGTACACGAAGTCATGGACaacatccagttcatggtcagAGATTCTGATGTTGGGTGCTTCAGACTGATGGTGGGTCCGAAGCTTCTGCAAGCATAACTGAGCTACTGAAGGTCTTCAGCTGAGCAGGCAGTGACTGCTGCATCGTCTTAGAGGAGAAAGTTCCATAGACACTTCAGCTGAACTTTAGATTTCATTTGGAGAGTTTAGACAGCCAGCTTCCCGTCTAATATCGTCCAGAGACAGATGTCTTCTGTGGCAGATCCGATACTGAGGACAGATGTTGCGATATTTGTTGCAATTGCTCCTGtgacccttgtttttgtacagtgtgacagtgtcagtgtcctTCATGTCTTGTGGCTCTTCACCTTCTCTCCAGCAGAACAGAGGATTTCACGCAGCTCAGTGATGAGGGTCCCCTTGCAGCACTTCAAGACCTCAGCTGGGACGGCATCTTTCTCAGGTCAGAGCAAGACAGTCACAGGCCTCGTTCCGTTCTAGGAGGGCTGGTTGTCTGTCGGCTTCCTCCAGCACAGGCATGCACACTGTGGCAGTCAGGCCGTCTCGTGGGATCCTGCTCTCCCCTGCATGTAACTCAGAATGGTGCTCCACTCAGCGCTCCATCTGTTGTGCGCGATCCTACATGTCCTTGCTTGTAGCAGACTTCAGAGGGACAGTTTTCTGTTGTGTCCAACCCAGTGCCTGCTTGATTCGGTCGTTCACCCCCTTGATGTCATCCGTGTGAGCTGCGATCTGTATCTGTGAGAAAACCCTGGGACTGATAGTGACTGGCGCGTTGCCtggcgctgtgctgtgctttactgcaGGTGGTGCGGAGGACCTGCAGGTTCCGTTCACTACAACTGGCTTTGTATGCAGTCAGGGCATTTCTCTTCCTGGACATTTCAGCAGtaagtactgggttacatggttttTTATGAATATAATTAGATTAATCGGATAATCCAAAGCAAGCATTGTAGCAAATTGTGCAGCTGTACGCAGGGTTTGTGTATTTGAGAATTAATTTGCAGTTTTTAAATTAGTGACTTCTGTGTTGAACAGGATCAACATTCGTTCGTTGGGGAAGAAAAACCTGTGCCAACACTAGCCAGTTGGTATATTCTGGtgagtgttatcattattattattatcattattaaagaaTATCTTTATAGTTAGTAACTACAGAGTACAGAGCACGACGGCCTTTACAAAGACCCTAAGAAAATAAAGAGAACTGTGTAgaagaatgacaaaaaaatagAACAATACACAAAATATTTAATAATCCcatccataaaacacacacacacacacacacacacacacacacacacacacacacggagaatctGATGGTGCTGAAATGTGAGGCCATGAAAGTTCATTTCTTCGCGCTAAGgaaagatttagaaaaagaaaaatagttaCACCAAATTATCTAATGATTTTGTGAGACCATATATATTCCATATATTTAACTCTGTTGTGAGACACATCCGGTAATGGCTATACTTAACACAAATTGGAGGAGTCAAGTTTACCAAAGAAAGCTTGTGGTATGGAATATGATTACGACGTTAGAGGCAAGACAAACTGGGTTAGGAAAGTGAAATAATGATGTATGTATTTGGGCTGGAATATGATTAGCTGAATCAAGGGATTGTTGACAGAACAGAATTTGTGCGTATACTGCAAACAAAAGTGACTGACAGTAGATGACAAGACTGGAACGCTCATAATTATGCAGAACAATGACATATGTGTGGTGTACAGACTGGTGAACTCTTTGCGTTGTGTCCAGGCATGTTCGTCAGTGAAACAGGCCAAGCACTAAGGCTGTCTGATTTCGCTATGCATTACTTCTCCTGAGTGGAGGCGCACAGCCAGAATCGGTCAggctttggacttctgatccagtgttcatcagtgatcagtgttggaggccccgtttggcaatggtgttgtgtccttgggaaaggctctttactccgagtttcctcactccaccaaggtgtcAGTGGACACGTGACTtccgttggggaaggttaaaacgacggaaggagaggattggtcgGAGCCTACAGTagacgtgaattcactgcctcgacgGCCAGTAAATGCTGTGGGACCTTTAAGAAAGAGCCACCAGAAAATGGTCAAGAAACAGGAAATGTGTGATGGGAACATTAGAAATAACAACGTGGGCAATGAGGATTGGgccttgccctgtgtgtgtgtgtgtgtgtgtgtgtgtgtgtgtgtgtgtgtgtgtgtgtgtgtgtgtaaatatgtggttcagagatgaagaaaaagagaaatggggGCAGTGATACACATGTTCTCCTTCCTAACACTGACCATGCTCTGTGAACAAAACAGGCGTGGCGGGAGGCTCCTGGTATGATCACACTGGGGCTGCAGCAAACCCACTGTGTCTGACTCTGGCTCCTCAGTTTGACGGCACAGCTGCGCATTCTACAGTTCGTGGGTACCTCTACGGAGCTGAGTATGAACTTATTCTTAACCATCACGAACATGACGTTCCCTGCTCTGTGTGCCGTGCCGCCCtgtccaccaccatcatgatcccCGCCACCCGTACCTGTCCCACAGGGTggaccacacagtacacagggtACCTGACATCTGGACTCTATGCACACAAGGCTGCCAGCGAGTATGTCTGTCTGGACAAAGATCCTGAGCATGCTTCCAGCGGCCACCTGGATCACAACGGATATCTGTTTTActtcactgtcacacagtgtgGTAGTCTCCCCTGTCCTCCCTATGTCAACAACAAAGTCGTTCTCTGTGTCGTCTGTTCCAAATAGAGCAGGACACAGCTCACTGCCTTGTCAGGTTAAAGAATGCCGGTGTGTATCAACGGGCAGAGTTCATCTGTACCGATCCTCTTACATACACTTTTCGGTGATGGGTGTTTCCTCCTCAGTCttttcttctgcgtcttcttgGGCAAACTGTAATCCAGTTGTAAAATATGCAGGTAAAGTCGGCACAAACAGTGAAATatagcacagtttcagtttgttcaagtttcagtttttcaaagacgagtcactgcgtttggacaaatccatatacgctgcactacatctgTTAGCCAGGTGCccgacctgcagcataacccaaagcgcttggtcaggccttgagtgcatgtgtatatagccgtgtacctatcagagtggattccttcaacagaattttgccagacgacaacagttgtgttgtcatgggttcttttttcagtgcgccaagtgcgagctgcacacgggaccccggtttatcgtctcatccgaacaaccAGGCGTTCAGTGTGATTTTACAGTCAAACGTGGGGGAAAAGAGCGAGACCGGAATTGAACCCagtccctcacggacactgtattggccagAATCGCCATGCTGCCACCTTCATCCTTTAGAAACCATAAGACAAAGATCCGTGATGACAGTCACTGTCACCACTACAGGGTTCGTTGAGCTGTCACCTTACTGCTTGGTTACAAGCAGGTTTATCACACGGGTTTATCACTGCGCCACGTGCAGCAAGTCAGGTGAAAACTGAGTGACACGTGTGCTGACGACGTGTGTCAACACAGTCCTTTGTGTCATACTGATTTACACGACTTGGTATTGTGTAACTGTACAGATTTCGAAATGTAGTTAACTTTTTTTGGACTAGTCATTTTTCTATTCACATGATGTATGATTTGTGTTGGAATGGGTTCTAATTTATTTTAGAATTATGTTACGGATTTTGAAATTTTATGGACTGTCTATTATGAAATACGGTACATTTTTCACTTTATATATGTTATCATTTTACATATCACAGGCTGTTTGATTCGAATTATCTTATTACATCTCACTTTATTTGCGATTTTCTTGTTTGGTACATTAACTAAATTTTGTCATTACACCCCACTTTATTTGTGCTTTCGTTGTTTGGCACATTATCTCAATTCTGTCaacgaataaaaacaaaatgctcTTTAAAgtatatgtgtgctgtgtgtgtgtgtgtgtgtgtgtgtgtgtgtgtgcgtgtgtgtgtgtgtgtgtgtgtgtgtgtgtgcgtgcgcgcgtgcgtgcgtgcgtgtgtgtgtgcgtgtgtgtatgggtgttcgCACACAGACAGGGAAATGGAAGGAACAAAGGAACAAAGCAAAGTACTGCCTCTGGACGTCCTTTCCAGAAGAAACTGCTATTGATTATTGTTTCCAGAGGAAACTACTAATAATTAGAAACTACtattaattcttttcttcttattgacctgaaactcacacacacacacacacacacacacacacacacacacacacacacatgcagtcacttATTCATTGCAGCAGAagcatcgcgcgcgcgcgcgcacacacacacacacacacacatacacacacacacacacacttactcgcatacacacatgcacgaacgcgcgcgtgcgcgcacacgcacacacacacacacacacacacacacacacacacaggcacacacacatgcaacacacacacactcacacacacgcacacacacatgcatgtacacacacctaaacacacacacacacacaaacacccacccacatatacacacgcacacagaacacacacacacacacacacatatatacacacacacacacttactcacatacacacatgcacgtacgcgcgcgcgtgctcacactcacacacacacacaggcacacacacatgcaacacacacacacacactcacacacacgcacacaaacgtgcatgcacacacacctaaacacacacacaaacacccacccacatatacacacgcacgcagaacacacacacacacacacacacacacacacacacacacacacacacacacacacttactcacatacacacatgcacgtacgcacgcgcgtgcacacacacacacacacacaggcacatacacatgcaacacacacacacatatactcacacacacgcacacacacgtgcatgcacacacacatgcatgcacacacacctaaacacacacacacaaacacccacccacatatccacacgcacgcagaacacacacacacacacacacacacacacacacacacacacacatacacacacacacacacatgcacacacacacatgcacatacacacacacacacacatacacacacacacacacacacacacacacacacacatacacacacacacatgcagacacacacacacatgcacacacacacataacattcccccctcacactccccccaGCCTGTGCCCTCCCCTCCtacttccctccccacacacaataaGAAATGGTTGATTGATTTTCTCTTGTCACTACGGTGTACACTGCCCTAggccacacccctcctcctcctacccccacaTCTGTCTtacctgtgcccccccccccagcccccaacctcccctcccatcccccctcccaaatccccctccacactccacactACCAGTCACCGTGATACAAGtgtgttggagtctcccgtcggaccgacggatcagtaggcaggcaggattatctgtcggtgtgtgtcctcatatgggagaagaggccgattctgggtacgcagcacttcccacaggtgttacaagggaaacgtctccagaagttgagccctgcttccttcgctcacgcttctccttaatggccagcgttctcttgttttcaaacgtctttatgccactagagcacagcatcctccagcaagagcggtcaagggcatcagtttcccaggaagcgatgtctatgtcacaggctttgaggtttgtcttcaaggtgtccttgaagcgcttgcagggtcttccaagttcgcggtggccttccttcagttggccatacaagagcatcttcgggatcctgctgtctgtcatgcggacaacgtgtcc
This window encodes:
- the LOC143285505 gene encoding short-chain collagen C4-like; the encoded protein is MSRNFMLACLWLVLVSTVFPGQTTSTTATSVLSAGEKVVETLQRIESALKSKQTGLSGPLFGRGMELLAFSQMKEKTLETYQKAMETYQKAAEKNQEAVETKLKAMEAKLEAAERERKEMKTKLEETALDRSNQKGGSTFVRWGRKTCANTSQLVYSGVAGGSWYDHTGAAANPLCLTLAPQFDGTAAHSTVRGYLYGAEYELILNHHEHDVPCSVCRAALSTTIMIPATRTCPTGWTTQYTGYLTSGLYAHKAASEYVCLDKDPEHASSGHLDHNGYLFYFTVTQCGSLPCPPYVNNKVVLCVVCSK